The Mesorhizobium loti DNA segment AAGTGGCAGCGACCGCCTTCGCCAGCTTCGGCGCCAACGATGCGCGCGCGATCGGCGAGGCCTTCCTGGCGATCAGCCCGGATGGCGGCCTGATGTATCCGACCGACGTCAAGCGTGGCGACGACCGCATCGCCTTCAACGTTGCCCGTTGAAGGACGCCTGGGTCGGGGCCGGCGTAGGCGACGAAAAGCTCGCCACGCTCTGCCGCATCGCTGGCGCCTTCGACCGCGGCCTGTTCGAGGCGACCGGCGTGCGTTTCGACAATGTCACCTGGACCCCGGGCCACGGCTCCGGCTGCTGCCACATCGCCCTGACGAATCGGGACGCAGCTTAGAAATCAGCCGCCGACCATCAGCTTGACAACTTCGTCATGGTTGGTCTCGGAGATCTTGCGCTCGCCGGCCTGGACGCCTCGCCGCAGCACGACGATGCGGTCCGATACGGCGAAGATGTCCTGCAGATTGTGCGAGATGAAGATCACGCCGCGCCCCTGCGCCTTGAGCTGATGGATCAGCGAGATCACCTTGCGCTGCTCCGGCACGCCAAGGGCGGCGGTCGGCTCGTCCATGATCAGGATCTGCGCGTCCCAATAGACGGCGCGGCCGATAGCGACGGCCTGGCGCTGGCCACCGGAGAAATTGCTGACCGGGGCCTCGAGCCGGCTGACATGGAAGTCCAGCCGGCCCATCGTCGCCTTGGCGGCCTCCGCCATGGCCTTACGGTCCAGCACCGGCAGGAAGCCGAACGCCTTGCGCATCGGTTCGCGGCCAAGAAAAATGTTGGCGCCGATCGATAGATTGTCGGCGAGAGCCAGATCCTGGTAGATCGTCTCGATGCCCTTTTCGCGCGCTTCCTGCGGCGTCGCGAACGTCACCGGCTGGCCTCGCAGCAAGATCTCGCCGCCGGTCGGCTGGAACACCCCCGATATCGCCTTGATCAGCGTCGTCTTGCCGGCGCCGTTGTCACCGGCCAGCGCCACCACTTCACCCGGCCGCACGGCCATGGAGAAGTCGTTGAGCGCACGCACGGCGCCGAAGTGCTTCGACAGATTGCGGACTTCCAGCAAGGGGCCGTTCTGGTTGGTGCTATTCATCCTGACGGGCTCCACTGAACCGGCGCTGCGCCTGGTCGATAAGGACGGAAATGATGATGACGACGCCGACGGCGATGAACTGCCAGAACGGTTCGACATTGACGAAGACCAGCCCATACTGGATGACCGCGATCACCAGCGCGCCGGCCACCGTGCCGAAGATGGTGCCGGAGCCACCAAACAGGCTGGCGCCACCGATCACCACCGCCGCGACGCTGTCGAGCAGCAAGGGCTCGCCGGCCTGCGCCGCACCCGCGGTGAAGCGCGCGGCATAGAGCGCGCCGCCAAGGCCGGCGCACATCGCCGACAGCACATAGAGCCGCAATATGTGGCCCCTGATGTCGATGCCGGCGCGCCGCGCCGCCTGCACATTGGCGCCGATGGCATAATTGTGCTGGCCGAACCGGGTCTGGCTGAGCAGATAGTGCATCGCGATGACGAAGATTGCGGTGATCAGCACCAGATAGGGCACGCCATAAAACCTGCCGTTGCCGAGCAGAGCGAACCAGGAGTTCTGCACCGGCACCGTGGTGCCGCCGGCAAGCAGAAAGGCGGCGCCGCGCGCGACGCCAAACATGCCGAGCGTGCCGATGAAGGGCGGCACTTTGAGCCGCGAGATCAGCAGGCCGTTGATGACGCCAGGCACGCCGGCAACGATCACCGAGGCGAGGATGCCGGCCAGCATGGCCAGCGGCAGGGGAATGGCGGCGCCCGCCATGTTGGTGGCATGCGCTGCAATGACGGCGGCAAGGCCCATGATAAAGCCGAGCGAGAGATCAATGCCGCCCGAAATGATGACGAAGGTCTGACCGGTCGCCAGCAGCAGCGGCGCCACGGCGAAGATCGCGATGGACTGCAGGTTGAACGGGTTGAGCACGAAGGTCGCGCCGAAGGCGAGCCGCGACCAGATCTCGAAACAGATGAGCAGGCCGGCGAGGAACAGCCAGGCGCGCCCTTCGGCGATGCGTGCGACCAGGCTCCTGGCCGGATCGCCATGATCGGCCTGAGGGGCGACATGCTTCTCGGCAGGCTGGGCTGGTGATGTCGAGGTCATGGATACTCCGCGGCGCCTTCAAACAGGTCTCGACTGGCGAGGACCTAGTGCAGCTCCTCCCGGCGGACCGGGAGGAGCAAAGCAGGTCTGGGCTTACTCGGAGTAGAGATACTTCGAGATGTTCGGATCCGCGATGTTGGACTTGTCCATGATCGTGAAGCCGGTGCCGATGGTGACCGGGATCGAATGACCAGTCAGATGAGCATAGGCCGAGACGACGCCGTAATAGCCGATCTCGGCCGGATGCTGGGCGATCGCCACGTCGACCAGCCCGGTGTTGATGTTGTCGACGATGCTGGTCGGAGCATCGAAGGCGACAACTTTGACGGTGCCCGTCTGTCCGGCCTGCTTGACGCCGTTGGCCGCACCCAGCGCCGAGAACAGATTGGCGCCGAAGACGCCGACCAGGTCGGGATTGCGGGCGAACACCGCCTGCAGCTGCGAGGCCGCCTTGTTGGCGTCGTCGTCATTGAACTGGGTCTCCAGCACGGTGATGCCCGTATGCTTGGCCATCTCCTTCTTGAAGCCCTCTTCACGCTGGTCGGTGGTCGAGATGCCGGGCTTGACGTTCGACACATAGACCTTGCCCTTGTCGCCAATGGCGGTGGCAAGAGCGCGCGCGGCGATCTCGCCGCCAAGCACATTGTCCGACGCGATATAGGCCAGCGGGAAATCGGCATCGCCGGCACCGGTCTGGTAGACGCCGCTGCCGATGAAAGTGTCGACGGTGATGACCGGGATGCCGGCGTCATTGGCCTTGCGCAGCGGCTCGACCAGCTGAACCTTGTCGGTCGGCGCGATCAGGATCGCGTCAGGCTTCTTGGCGATGACCGCGTCAAGCACCGGCACCTGGGTGACCGGGTTGAAGTCCGGCGCGCCCTGGAAAACCAGGTTCACGCCGAGCGCGTCGGCGGCCGCCTGGGCGCCCTTGCGCATGGTGATATAGAAGCCGTCGGTGGTCAGGCCCGGAATGAGCGCAATGGTGTATTTCTTGTCCTGCGCCTGCGCGGGCGCCATCAGCACCGTCGCACTGACGGCAAGCGCCGCGAGTGCGGCAACAATCTTCTTCATGACATCCTCCTCATTGTTGGCAGATCTGCCGTTGCAAGTGACATTGGAATGGCCGCCATCCGTGCGGATGCCGACGGCCGGGAACGCCTGTTTGCCTTTCGCGGGCAGCTCCTCCCAAGCGCCCTCCAGTCGATATGTCAGCCGGTCAGCCGACCGGCGCACCTGGCCACAACCCCGTTCCTCCGCCTCCGCGAGGGCCGGCAAACTGTGCCCGACGCCTCGCCTTGCCGGCGGGCGCTCGAACTTGTAACACTTTGCAGAAATAAATT contains these protein-coding regions:
- a CDS encoding ABC transporter — encoded protein: MNSTNQNGPLLEVRNLSKHFGAVRALNDFSMAVRPGEVVALAGDNGAGKTTLIKAISGVFQPTGGEILLRGQPVTFATPQEAREKGIETIYQDLALADNLSIGANIFLGREPMRKAFGFLPVLDRKAMAEAAKATMGRLDFHVSRLEAPVSNFSGGQRQAVAIGRAVYWDAQILIMDEPTAALGVPEQRKVISLIHQLKAQGRGVIFISHNLQDIFAVSDRIVVLRRGVQAGERKISETNHDEVVKLMVGG
- a CDS encoding ribose ABC transporter permease → MTSTSPAQPAEKHVAPQADHGDPARSLVARIAEGRAWLFLAGLLICFEIWSRLAFGATFVLNPFNLQSIAIFAVAPLLLATGQTFVIISGGIDLSLGFIMGLAAVIAAHATNMAGAAIPLPLAMLAGILASVIVAGVPGVINGLLISRLKVPPFIGTLGMFGVARGAAFLLAGGTTVPVQNSWFALLGNGRFYGVPYLVLITAIFVIAMHYLLSQTRFGQHNYAIGANVQAARRAGIDIRGHILRLYVLSAMCAGLGGALYAARFTAGAAQAGEPLLLDSVAAVVIGGASLFGGSGTIFGTVAGALVIAVIQYGLVFVNVEPFWQFIAVGVVIIISVLIDQAQRRFSGARQDE
- a CDS encoding periplasmic binding protein/LacI transcriptional regulator, whose protein sequence is MPALAEAEERGCGQVRRSADRLTYRLEGAWEELPAKGKQAFPAVGIRTDGGHSNVTCNGRSANNEEDVMKKIVAALAALAVSATVLMAPAQAQDKKYTIALIPGLTTDGFYITMRKGAQAAADALGVNLVFQGAPDFNPVTQVPVLDAVIAKKPDAILIAPTDKVQLVEPLRKANDAGIPVITVDTFIGSGVYQTGAGDADFPLAYIASDNVLGGEIAARALATAIGDKGKVYVSNVKPGISTTDQREEGFKKEMAKHTGITVLETQFNDDDANKAASQLQAVFARNPDLVGVFGANLFSALGAANGVKQAGQTGTVKVVAFDAPTSIVDNINTGLVDVAIAQHPAEIGYYGVVSAYAHLTGHSIPVTIGTGFTIMDKSNIADPNISKYLYSE